One Primulina huaijiensis isolate GDHJ02 chromosome 8, ASM1229523v2, whole genome shotgun sequence genomic region harbors:
- the LOC140982939 gene encoding nucleobase-ascorbate transporter 6-like, with protein sequence MKGGKHIFTRISVLFSVISVWIYAHLLTVGGAYKNAAQTTQLSCRTDRAGITSAAPWIRVMYPFQWGAPTFRAGEAFAMMATSFVTLVESTGAFIAVSRYASATPMPHSVLSRGVGWQGVGILLSRIYGTRSGSSVSMLTRVGSRRVIQISAVFMIFFTILEKCTCVAREQLNCWKYKYEILIIFK encoded by the exons ATGAAAGGTGGAAAACACATCTTTACTCGTATTTCTGTGCTATTCTCGGTCATTTCAGTGTGGATTTATGCTCATTTACTCACCGTTGGTGGAGCGTACAAGAATGCTgcacaaacaactcaattaAGCTGTAGAACTGACCGTGCCGGAATCACAAGTGCTGCTCCTTG GATCAGAGTTATGTATCCATTTCAATGGGGAGCTCCTACTTTTCGTGCTGGAGAAGCATTCGCCATGATGGCAACTTCATTTGTTACCCTTGTTGAG TCCACTGGTGCTTTCATTGCTGTGTCAAGGTATGCCAGTGCAACTCCTATGCCGCATTCTGTTCTTAGCCGAGGCGTTGGCTGGCAG GGTGTAGGCATATTGCTTTCTAGAATTTACGGAACCAGAAGCGGATCATCTGTTTCTAT GTTGACACGAGTTGGAAGCCGAAGGGTTATACAAATTtctgctgtttttatgatattttttacgATACTAGAAAagtgcacgtgcgttgcacgtgagcAACTAAATTGCTGGAAATATAAGTacgaaattttgataatatttaaatga
- the LOC140983617 gene encoding GCN5-related N-acetyltransferase 5, chloroplastic, giving the protein MATTVSVSIPLNYHPRRHLRRYLHNPSAENHNYPIQPFLSFSNYSRCNVSLSLSASHSSSSSPSPAASVQNPLRTGRFLTNKELESLEFLGNYSYHQQLESGFLWVRVMREEEMDMTATLLSESFAESILIPNGYAKLLEFLVKNYLIERREMMPHCATLLGVYRENGEDDFELAGTVELTFDKKGYNASPPSPTPPRNSPYICNMAVRNPLRRRGIGWHLLNAGEELISRMSSSREVYLHCRIIDEAPFNMYIKAGYGVVKTDSILTLLTLQRRKHLMRKDLPVLEDASAVDIPKEELS; this is encoded by the exons ATGGCAACTACAGTTTCTGTATCGATTCCTCTAAACTACCACCCCCGGCGCCATCTCCGCCGCTACCTCCACAACCCCTCCGCGGAAAACCACAATTATCCAATACAACCTTTTCTAAGCTTCTCCAATTACAGCCGCTGCAATGTTTCGCTATCCCTATCAGCATCCcactcatcttcttcttctccatCTCCTGCAGCATCGGTACAGAACCCACTTCGAACAGGTCGTTTCCTGACAAATAAAGAGCTCGAAAGTCTTGAATTTCTCGGAAATTACAGCTACCACCAGCAATTGGAATCTGGGTTTCTTTGGGTTCGTGTAATGAGGGAAGAAGAAATGGACATGACCGCGACTTTGTTGTCCGAGTCTTTTGCAGAGTCGATACTGATTCCTAACGGGTATGCTAAATTACTTGAATTTTTGGTGAAGAACTACTTGATTGAGAGGAGGGAAATGATGCCTCACTGCGCAACGCTTCTCGGAGTTTATAGGGAAAATGGGGAAGATGATTTTGAACTGGCTGGGACTGTGGAATTGACTTTTGATAAAAAGGGCTACAATGCTAGTCCTCCTTCGCCTACTCCTCCCAGGAACTCGCCATATATTTGTAATATGGCAGTGAGGAATCCGCTTCGAAG gAGGGGCATTGGCTGGCATCTATTGAACGCGGGGGAGGAACTTATTTCGAGAATGAGTTCCTCAAGGGAGGTCTATCTACATTGCAGGATTATTGATGAAGCTCCATTCAACATGTATATTAAAGCAGGTTACGGTGTTGTTAAGACGGATAGCATACTTACCTTGTTGACATTGCAGAGGCGTAAGCATTTAATGCGCAAAGACCTTCCTGTCCTCGAGGACGCTTCTGCAGTGGATATTCCTAAAGAGGAGCTTAGTTGA
- the LOC140983477 gene encoding uncharacterized protein — protein sequence MVCLFRAYSTLAGCFLKKTPCFGYISPSRKTIFPYSCFRTEKVKLLLTAVRVQSYTTKEAGEGSSRKRKVDRKPRMKDDKEAFFVVRKGDLVGVYKSLSDCQAQVGTSICDPPVSVYKGYSMPKDTEKYLLSCGLKNALYSIRASDLTQDLFGTLVHCPPQLSSSRGDTSSEPATKKRPQEALWSDYGEVAGSSLTTNDALQKHFKLDSNGGDQNQSVCQSCTLEFDGASKGNPGQAGAGAVLRSDDGSLICRLREGLGVATNNFAEYRAFILGLKYALGKGFTSVRVRGDSKLVCMQIQGQWKVKNQSISGLFEEAKKLKDRFLSFQIIHVLRDLNSEADAQANLAVELAEGQIQEEIDK from the exons ATGGTCTGTTTGTTTCGTGCATACTCGACCTTAGCTGGCTGTTTTCTAAAGAAGACCCCATGTTTCGGATATATTTCTCCATCACGGAAAACAATCTTCCCATATTCGTGTTTTAGAACGGAAAAAGTGAAATTGCTATTGACAGCAGTTAGGGTGCAGTCCTATACGACAAAAGAGGCCGGTGAAGGTAGTTCTCGTAAGAGAAAAGTTGATCGTAAACCGCGAATGAAGGACGACAAGGAGGCGTTTTTTGTGGTTCGTAAAGGTGATCTTGTGGGTGTCTACAAAAGCCTAAGTGATTGTCAGGCTCAAGTTGGAACTTCA ATATGTGATCCACCTGTTAGTGTGTACAAAGGCTACTCCATGCCCAAGGACACAGAGAAGTATCTTCTCTCTTGTGGGCTTAAAAATGCTCTTTATTCCATCAGAGCTTCCGATCTTACTCAAGATCTTTTTGGCACCCTTGTGCATTGCCCTCCACAG CTTTCTTCTTCAAGAGGTGACACATCTAGCGAGCCCGCGACAAAGAAGAGGCCACAAGAAGCTTTGTGGTCAGATTATGGG GAGGTTGCCGGATCATCATTGACTACAAATGATGCCTTACAAAAGCATTTCAAGTTAGATTCTAATGGAGGGGACCAGAATCAATCAGTTTGT CAATCTTGTACTCTTGAATTTGATGGTGCTTCAAAAGGAAATCCTGGCCAAGCCGGGGCTGGAGCTGTACTGCGGTCTGATGATGGAAGTTTG ATTTGTCGATTGCGTGAAGGCTTAGGTGTAGCGACCAATAATTTTGCAGAATACCGTGCCTTTATATTAGGGTTGAAATATGCACTAGGAAAAGGTTTTACAAGTGTTAGAGTTCGAGGCGATTCCAAACTTGTTTGCATGCAG ATCCAGGGTCAATGGAAAGTTAAAAACCAAAGCATCTCCGGCTTGTTTGAAGAAGCAAAGAAATTGAAGGATAGGTTTCTTTCCTTCCAGATCATTCATGTTCTGAGG GACTTGAACTCGGAGGCCGATGCTCAGGCTAACTTGGCTGTCGAACTTGCTG AGGGACAAATTCAGGAGGAGATTGATAAGTAG
- the LOC140983121 gene encoding protein PLASTID REDOX INSENSITIVE 2, chloroplastic-like, translating to MASSISTPTLLHNSSTSKLLYSNILPSTPFPSFLSKPNSPLLHVHSSLVCVKRRDNFICRAEKEYKFPDPIPEFADSETEKFRTHLVKKLSKKEVFGDSVDEVVGICTQIFSDFLHTEYGGPGTLLVIPFIDMADTLNERGLPGGPQAARAAVKWAQDHVDKDWKEWTKG from the exons ATGGCTTCCTCCATATCTACGCCAACACTCCTCCACAATTCTTCTACTTCAAAATTATTGTATTCAAATATTCTTCCCTCAACTCCATTTCCCTCTTTTCTAAGCAAACCCAATAGTCCTCTTCTTCACGTTCATTCTTCTTTAGTTTGTGTCAAAAGAAGGGACAACTTCATTTGCCGGGCCGAAAAGGAGTACAAGTTCCCAGACCCCATCCCAGAATTCGCTGATTCT GAGACTGAGAAGTTCAGAACACATTTGGTTAAGAAGCTGTCCAAGAAAGAGGTGTTCGGAGATTCAGTGGATGAAGTAGTTGGAATCTGTACTCAG ATCTTCAGTGATTTCCTGCACACAGAATACGGTGGTCCAGGAACCCTTTTGGTGATTCCTTTTATCGACATGGCTGACACTTTAAATGAGAGAGGTTTACCTGGAGGACCTCAGGCCGCTCGAGCAGCTGTAAAATGGGCTCAAGATCACGTCGACAAGGATTGGAAAGAGTGGACTAAAGGCTAA